A stretch of DNA from Nitrospira sp. KM1:
TGATCAGCTCTTCGATCCGTGCGGTCGCGGACGGGTCCAGAGCCGAGGTGGGCTCATCGAACAGAAGCATCTCCGGTCCAGTGGCCAGTGCGCGGGCAATGCAAAGGCGCTGTTGCTGCCCGCCTGACAGATTGAAGGCCTGATTGTTGAGCCGATCTTTGACTTCCGGCCAGAGGGAGGCGTCTCGCAAGGCCCGCTCCACGGCGTGATCGAGGTCTCTGCGTTTTGTGGCGCCGCGGATGCGAAGCCCGTAGGCCACATTCTCATAAATCGACTTGGGGAAGGGATTGGGTTTCTGGAAGACCATCCCGACGCGCATGCGGATTTCGATCGGATCGATATCGGGTCCCACCAGGTTGATCCGCTCCGGATACAGGATGACTTCCCCTTCATAGCGGTTTCCCGGATACAGATCATGCATGCGATTCAGACAGCGGAGATACGTGGTCTTGCCGCAACCCGATGGTCCGATGAGCGCGGTTGCGCTGCGGTCAGGCAGACTGAGCGACAAATTTTTCACGGCCTTGACATGGCCGTAGTAGAAGCTCAGGTCTTTGACTTCGGCCTTCAGCGCGACCGTCTGGATGGAGGTCATCGACATGGCATCACCAATGAACGCGCTTCCGAAATCGATTGCGGATGACGATGGCCGCTGCGTTCATGAGCAGTGTCATGCCGAGAAGGACCAGACCGGCAGCCGCTGCGTTGACGT
This window harbors:
- the pstB gene encoding phosphate ABC transporter ATP-binding protein PstB: MSMTSIQTVALKAEVKDLSFYYGHVKAVKNLSLSLPDRSATALIGPSGCGKTTYLRCLNRMHDLYPGNRYEGEVILYPERINLVGPDIDPIEIRMRVGMVFQKPNPFPKSIYENVAYGLRIRGATKRRDLDHAVERALRDASLWPEVKDRLNNQAFNLSGGQQQRLCIARALATGPEMLLFDEPTSALDPSATARIEELITTLKEKVTIVIVTHNMQQAARVSDYTAFMYEGRLIECDRTGQIFTNPSNKLTEEYVTGRFG